A single window of Metallosphaera hakonensis JCM 8857 = DSM 7519 DNA harbors:
- a CDS encoding V-type ATP synthase subunit E, translated as MVSIEELMEQVIESELEVIKGELAKALEEAFNVVKKKRAEVEAAYTTKIQEMVVKAKEEIEGEKARLDIEVKRTILSEKNYWLNKVYEGALNSLEKVRSSKGYREGLEAVLRRELREGSTVFCSVAEEDQVKKIVKSIKVKAEVRADQKIIGGVKIQYTDIGLVKDYSLNLILDQVFESLKPKIAEILFGEM; from the coding sequence ATGGTTTCTATAGAGGAATTAATGGAGCAGGTAATAGAGTCGGAACTGGAAGTCATAAAGGGGGAGTTGGCTAAGGCCCTCGAGGAGGCATTTAACGTAGTAAAGAAGAAAAGAGCCGAGGTTGAAGCTGCTTACACTACAAAAATACAGGAGATGGTGGTCAAGGCTAAGGAGGAGATTGAGGGTGAGAAAGCTAGACTAGATATTGAAGTTAAGAGAACAATCCTGAGCGAGAAGAACTACTGGTTGAACAAGGTATACGAGGGAGCTCTTAACTCCTTGGAGAAAGTGAGGAGCTCCAAGGGTTACAGGGAAGGTCTGGAGGCAGTTCTAAGGAGAGAACTGAGGGAAGGTTCAACTGTTTTCTGCTCCGTGGCTGAGGAAGATCAGGTGAAGAAAATAGTTAAGTCAATCAAGGTTAAGGCGGAAGTACGAGCAGATCAGAAGATTATTGGTGGCGTAAAGATACAATACACTGACATAGGATTGGTAAAGGATTACTCGTTGAACTTAATCCTGGATCAAGTTTTTGAGTCACTGAAACCTAAGATAGCTGAGATTCTATTTGGTGAGATGTGA
- a CDS encoding V-type ATP synthase subunit F, whose protein sequence is MGKILLLGDRYTVSLFKMMGTEGEVIEDPFNLEKELDTIKKREDVDLVLITRDIYEPVREKVDGIIGNITKPLVTIIPSPFSESKPIDVKKMVLKALGFG, encoded by the coding sequence ATGGGTAAAATATTGCTATTGGGCGATAGGTATACGGTGTCTCTTTTTAAAATGATGGGCACTGAGGGTGAGGTTATAGAGGACCCATTTAACTTGGAGAAGGAGCTTGACACAATAAAAAAGAGAGAGGATGTGGATCTGGTCCTAATAACAAGGGACATTTACGAGCCAGTTAGGGAAAAAGTCGACGGTATTATAGGGAATATTACTAAACCGCTAGTCACCATAATTCCATCACCGTTCTCGGAGTCTAAGCCAATTGATGTGAAGAAGATGGTTTTAAAGGCTTTAGGATTTGGGTGA
- a CDS encoding V-type ATP synthase subunit I, producing MIFPENMLKVEIISPINQKDRVTTEILKFGKMEVIEASHPISNARVEEARRELTAIQEHLNKVKLIMEIAGTVLEPSGKMRVESSWAEEAKKLAEEASMEEFRYKELLEEIGKLRGEIDLYEAQLRELEPFNNITTDLKDLYSLESFNVALVLLTQEQLDRVKQNKNISVEAVQLKDGKYATLLVSLKSTPLDQTLKELGVRKFETTDGKSPYETYKVISERTGELRKILEETRGNLIRKIRENQREFSELYGKLLTTRDALTLLSRGRVSEHFFQVEGYVPQKSVERLKSALGKIAAIEEAFPRRFGEEEEPPTYVKLPKSIAAIESVVEIYGTPSYWEISPLVFLIVTFPFLFGLMFPDVGNALVLLIFAIFFHRYGVKKGSNNIKNLSLILGYSSVVAMITGFLARDFFGPLPVGGLKEMGIANVSGPLDSVWPVPVSITQALSPLLPFGEYSTSQSIEHTIILSILLGAIALFVSSLLGVINAIKKRDPEFLVFEKLPLLVLYTVPLVIFTYGVTDPSHYFSTVGILLGDILQNLLSGFHPNLSNPTSALAYGLIVWVEIGLIYNWLAKAIILKRHDHLATGSALAMGFIEGGFEAAILLLSNTISFIRILVFALAHYYLLYAFSYMAYLVVGHPSLLALGTNPASIVILIIGNLLAIGLEGLVVFIQDMRLHFYEMFSKFYEGRGKKFEPLIASVELVDFGTLV from the coding sequence TTGATCTTTCCTGAAAACATGTTAAAAGTAGAAATAATATCGCCTATAAATCAAAAAGACAGGGTAACCACCGAGATATTGAAGTTTGGTAAAATGGAAGTTATAGAAGCCTCTCATCCAATATCTAACGCTAGGGTAGAGGAGGCAAGGAGGGAACTGACTGCTATCCAAGAACACCTCAATAAGGTTAAGTTGATCATGGAGATTGCTGGCACTGTCTTAGAACCCTCTGGCAAAATGCGTGTGGAGAGTTCGTGGGCCGAGGAAGCAAAGAAGTTAGCGGAAGAGGCTTCTATGGAGGAGTTCAGATATAAGGAACTCCTTGAGGAAATAGGTAAGCTAAGGGGGGAGATAGATCTCTATGAAGCCCAACTTAGAGAACTGGAACCCTTCAATAACATAACTACTGACTTGAAAGATCTCTATTCCTTGGAGAGTTTTAACGTAGCGCTGGTTCTTCTAACTCAGGAACAACTGGACAGGGTAAAGCAAAACAAGAATATCTCAGTAGAAGCGGTTCAACTGAAGGATGGAAAGTATGCTACCCTTCTGGTTTCGCTCAAGAGCACACCCCTGGATCAGACCCTGAAGGAACTGGGAGTAAGGAAATTTGAAACGACGGACGGCAAGTCCCCATATGAGACCTACAAGGTAATAAGTGAGAGGACTGGAGAACTGAGGAAAATCCTTGAGGAGACTAGAGGGAACCTAATTAGGAAAATAAGGGAGAATCAGAGGGAGTTCAGCGAACTTTACGGGAAGCTCCTGACGACTAGGGACGCCCTAACCCTACTATCCAGGGGAAGGGTGTCGGAACATTTCTTCCAGGTTGAGGGTTACGTGCCTCAAAAGTCCGTTGAAAGACTTAAGTCTGCTCTCGGGAAAATTGCTGCCATTGAAGAAGCTTTTCCGAGGAGGTTCGGAGAGGAGGAAGAGCCGCCGACTTACGTGAAACTCCCAAAGAGCATAGCTGCAATAGAGTCTGTGGTGGAGATTTACGGTACTCCTTCCTACTGGGAGATCTCTCCGCTGGTCTTTCTCATAGTAACTTTCCCGTTTTTGTTCGGGCTTATGTTTCCGGACGTTGGAAATGCCCTGGTATTATTAATTTTCGCTATTTTCTTCCACAGATACGGCGTCAAGAAGGGCAGCAATAACATTAAGAATCTGTCCCTAATCCTTGGATACTCATCCGTTGTAGCAATGATAACTGGTTTCCTAGCTAGGGACTTCTTTGGCCCACTCCCAGTGGGAGGGCTCAAGGAAATGGGAATAGCTAACGTAAGCGGACCACTGGATAGCGTATGGCCGGTTCCAGTGTCTATCACCCAGGCACTTTCACCACTATTGCCCTTTGGGGAGTACAGTACTAGTCAGTCCATAGAACACACTATAATTCTTTCAATTCTTCTTGGTGCAATAGCCCTGTTCGTTAGCTCGTTGCTGGGCGTTATAAATGCCATAAAGAAGAGGGATCCAGAGTTCCTGGTATTTGAGAAATTACCTCTTCTAGTACTCTACACTGTTCCTTTGGTAATCTTCACCTACGGAGTTACGGACCCCTCTCACTACTTTAGTACCGTGGGCATTCTATTGGGTGATATCCTCCAGAATTTACTTAGCGGTTTTCATCCTAACCTAAGTAATCCCACGTCCGCCCTAGCCTATGGGTTAATTGTCTGGGTCGAGATAGGGTTAATATATAACTGGTTGGCCAAGGCGATAATTCTCAAAAGGCACGATCACTTAGCCACAGGAAGTGCACTAGCAATGGGTTTCATAGAAGGAGGGTTCGAAGCAGCTATCCTACTCTTGTCCAATACGATCTCCTTCATCCGAATACTGGTGTTCGCGTTAGCCCATTACTACCTACTGTACGCCTTCTCCTACATGGCATACTTAGTCGTTGGCCATCCGAGCCTCCTAGCGTTAGGAACGAACCCAGCCTCCATAGTTATCCTGATAATAGGCAATCTGCTGGCAATAGGCCTCGAAGGACTGGTAGTGTTCATTCAGGACATGAGGTTACACTTCTATGAAATGTTCAGTAAGTTCTATGAGGGAAGAGGCAAGAAGTTCGAACCTTTAATAGCTTCTGTGGAGTTAGTAGATTTTGGAACCTTAGTTTAA
- the metG gene encoding methionine--tRNA ligase, translating to MRIFVASAWPYVQSVPHLGNLVGSILSADVFARYARLKYGKENVIFVSGSDEHGTPIEIEAIKRGVSPKSLTDQAHDYDKRLFLGTWNISFDNYTRTESEVHKNFVKEFLLGVSKYISVEEEELPYCEKDKLFLPDRFVRGTCPYCGFEDARGDQCDRCGRLLTPSILINPKCAICGTPPVLRKTKHWFFDLRPFSESIKQWITASPEMPENVKGTALSWINEGLKPRSLTRDNAWGIPAPFSGAQGKTIYVWFEALLGYLSATLEYFTAKGEPDKWMEFWENGKVRSYYFIGKDNIPFHAVILPAMLMASERNYALPTIIGATEYLLYEGQKFSKSRKIGIWIDEAPHIMETDYWRFLLIRMRPEEKDMNFTWTEAIRIVNTELNDDIGNLVNRVVTMINRYFQGEIPEPRNLKDTDNKLLFQVRETVDSVGRMFDRTKLKGGTELILSLARDTNAYLNSKAPWDKIKSEPEDASNTLYVAGSAVKAIGLMLYPVIPTKAEVIYRQLGLDIANASWDDAKEPLKPGHRVGKPEPVFKKLPTDFEKKLGELLEKIRGEVEKERPTLLK from the coding sequence TTGAGGATTTTCGTCGCGTCTGCTTGGCCATACGTCCAATCTGTGCCTCATCTGGGGAACTTAGTGGGTTCAATCCTTTCTGCCGACGTCTTCGCCAGGTATGCCAGACTCAAGTATGGTAAGGAGAACGTGATCTTTGTGAGCGGTAGCGACGAACATGGAACTCCCATTGAGATAGAGGCAATTAAGAGGGGCGTGTCTCCTAAGTCCTTGACGGATCAAGCCCACGATTATGACAAAAGACTTTTCCTAGGTACATGGAACATAAGCTTCGATAATTATACCAGGACTGAATCAGAGGTTCACAAGAATTTTGTGAAGGAGTTCCTACTTGGAGTTAGTAAGTATATCAGCGTTGAGGAAGAGGAACTGCCCTACTGCGAAAAGGACAAACTATTCCTTCCAGATAGGTTCGTGAGAGGCACTTGTCCCTATTGCGGATTTGAAGACGCCAGGGGGGATCAATGTGATAGGTGCGGTAGGTTATTGACTCCCTCGATTTTAATTAACCCCAAGTGCGCCATCTGCGGTACTCCCCCAGTCTTGAGGAAGACTAAACACTGGTTTTTCGATCTAAGGCCCTTCTCTGAATCAATCAAGCAGTGGATAACTGCTTCCCCAGAGATGCCCGAAAACGTGAAAGGTACGGCCCTCAGTTGGATAAATGAGGGGTTGAAACCCCGAAGTCTAACTAGGGACAACGCTTGGGGAATCCCTGCACCGTTCTCTGGTGCTCAAGGAAAGACCATATACGTGTGGTTCGAGGCCCTTCTAGGGTACCTTTCGGCCACTTTAGAGTATTTTACTGCGAAGGGAGAACCGGACAAGTGGATGGAGTTCTGGGAGAACGGAAAGGTTAGAAGTTACTACTTCATAGGAAAGGACAACATCCCCTTCCATGCAGTGATTCTTCCAGCCATGTTAATGGCATCTGAAAGAAACTATGCCCTACCCACCATAATAGGGGCAACAGAGTATCTGCTTTACGAGGGGCAGAAGTTCAGCAAGAGCAGGAAAATAGGCATATGGATAGACGAGGCTCCCCATATTATGGAAACGGACTATTGGAGGTTCCTCCTTATCAGGATGAGACCAGAGGAAAAGGACATGAACTTCACGTGGACCGAAGCCATTAGAATAGTTAACACCGAGCTCAATGACGACATTGGCAACTTAGTGAACAGAGTCGTCACCATGATAAATAGGTACTTCCAAGGTGAAATTCCTGAGCCCAGAAATCTAAAGGATACAGATAACAAGCTCTTATTCCAGGTTAGGGAGACCGTGGACTCGGTAGGGAGAATGTTTGATAGGACTAAACTCAAGGGTGGGACCGAACTCATCCTCTCTTTAGCTAGAGATACCAATGCTTACCTTAATAGCAAAGCCCCTTGGGATAAGATAAAGTCAGAGCCAGAGGACGCTTCAAATACCTTGTACGTTGCTGGATCTGCAGTAAAGGCAATAGGTCTAATGTTATATCCCGTGATTCCAACTAAGGCGGAGGTAATATATCGGCAGTTAGGTTTAGATATCGCCAATGCCTCCTGGGATGATGCGAAGGAACCGCTCAAGCCAGGCCATCGTGTCGGAAAGCCCGAGCCGGTCTTCAAAAAGCTCCCAACAGACTTCGAGAAGAAACTGGGAGAGCTACTAGAAAAAATTAGGGGGGAAGTAGAAAAAGAAAGACCTACTCTTCTTAAGTGA
- a CDS encoding DNA primase has protein sequence MVLDFGKYPFMVSVDEVLKRENAMDLYTLLSTDGKAIREAKARIKDIIAGAEVKRFKAYTSPYLVFFAEMLILGVLDDPRITEKVIRREIQLFARDMSKEGDEELSTIARWLGLNLRLSSLKLHDKKKTITLNYSLHFLEYLRAIKGHKGNLSLTQRILSKGFVYLDKSTLLQLLSLALYRRLRDMVKPISLDQIPQTLADVIVVKGRKTPPCIRSIQDKKDRTQEEALTLAVYMANTGSSLDSISLILEKAGIENPLEITKRIYKEKIVTYSCKRMKEMGLCVAECNTKSPLQFYYGNADMTK, from the coding sequence GTGGTACTCGACTTCGGTAAATACCCGTTTATGGTCTCAGTGGACGAGGTGCTGAAGCGAGAGAACGCCATGGACCTTTACACTCTTCTCTCCACAGACGGAAAGGCCATAAGGGAGGCCAAAGCCAGGATAAAGGACATCATAGCAGGGGCAGAGGTAAAGAGGTTTAAGGCCTACACATCTCCCTACCTGGTGTTCTTCGCGGAAATGTTAATCCTTGGTGTACTCGACGATCCCAGAATAACTGAAAAGGTCATCAGAAGAGAGATCCAGCTGTTTGCGAGGGACATGAGCAAGGAAGGAGACGAAGAACTGTCCACTATAGCGCGCTGGCTGGGCCTAAATTTAAGACTGTCATCCCTGAAACTCCATGACAAGAAGAAAACTATAACCCTGAACTACTCTCTCCATTTCCTCGAATACCTTAGAGCCATTAAGGGACATAAGGGAAACCTATCACTTACCCAAAGGATTCTCAGCAAAGGCTTCGTCTACCTTGATAAGAGCACACTTCTCCAGCTATTGTCCCTAGCTCTGTACAGGAGATTAAGGGATATGGTGAAACCAATTTCATTGGATCAGATCCCACAAACGCTGGCGGACGTGATTGTTGTCAAGGGAAGGAAAACCCCACCCTGTATTAGATCTATCCAAGATAAGAAGGATAGAACCCAGGAGGAGGCGCTAACCTTGGCAGTGTATATGGCCAATACGGGCTCGAGCTTAGACTCTATCTCCCTTATCCTGGAGAAAGCTGGAATAGAGAACCCTCTGGAAATAACCAAGAGGATATATAAGGAGAAGATCGTTACTTACTCATGCAAGAGGATGAAGGAAATGGGGCTATGCGTAGCTGAGTGTAATACCAAATCTCCGCTCCAATTCTATTATGGTAATGCCGATATGACCAAGTGA
- the pgsA gene encoding archaetidylinositol phosphate synthase, with amino-acid sequence MITNLRQASKRVLRPMAIGLAKAGFTGNQVTVMGLVASLIYLVVLYFTRNTLLGFLILAISSLLDALDGEVARVRGLAGPKGSFLDSSLDRLEDTLFISSLVLLGFQPLLTAILVGVSLSISYLRAKAESLGIKAEGKGLIERGERLILVALILLLFPFVPLISVILFYGLLIASIITLAQRFHLVISALP; translated from the coding sequence ATGATAACTAACTTGAGGCAAGCCTCTAAGAGGGTTCTTCGTCCTATGGCCATAGGACTAGCGAAGGCCGGGTTCACTGGTAATCAGGTTACGGTAATGGGGCTGGTGGCATCGTTAATCTATTTAGTTGTGCTTTATTTCACGCGAAACACGCTTCTGGGCTTCCTGATTCTGGCTATATCATCGCTTCTGGACGCCCTGGATGGAGAAGTGGCTAGAGTCAGGGGTCTAGCCGGTCCTAAGGGGAGTTTCCTAGACTCATCCCTAGATAGACTAGAGGACACCCTCTTCATTTCTTCCCTTGTGCTTTTGGGGTTTCAACCACTCTTAACAGCTATCCTAGTTGGAGTATCGTTGTCAATATCCTACTTGAGAGCAAAGGCCGAATCACTGGGGATTAAAGCCGAGGGTAAAGGACTAATAGAGAGGGGGGAGAGGCTCATTCTTGTGGCGCTAATTCTTCTTCTGTTTCCCTTCGTTCCCCTAATTTCCGTGATCTTGTTCTACGGTTTACTTATTGCCTCAATCATCACTCTAGCGCAGAGGTTTCACTTGGTCATATCGGCATTACCATAA
- a CDS encoding protein-lysine N-methyltransferase, translated as MKMLEIAKVGKEDVVFDLGCGDGRIIISAVKNFGAKKAVGVDLSDERLKEAEQNAVQNGVRDKIELRKNNFLDEDVSEATVVTLFLLTNANELLKPKFEKELKPGTRVVSHEFEMKGWKPKEVIKVEDGNMHHLVYLYVIGEHQ; from the coding sequence ATGAAAATGTTGGAGATAGCGAAAGTTGGTAAAGAGGACGTTGTATTTGATTTAGGATGCGGAGATGGCAGAATAATCATTTCGGCAGTAAAGAACTTCGGAGCCAAGAAAGCTGTAGGTGTAGATCTAAGCGATGAGAGACTTAAGGAGGCGGAACAAAACGCCGTACAAAACGGAGTGAGAGACAAAATCGAGTTAAGGAAGAACAATTTCTTGGACGAAGACGTCTCAGAGGCTACGGTAGTTACGCTATTCTTACTGACTAATGCCAACGAGTTGTTGAAGCCCAAGTTCGAGAAGGAGCTTAAGCCTGGAACTAGGGTGGTCTCTCACGAGTTCGAGATGAAAGGATGGAAACCCAAGGAAGTTATTAAAGTAGAAGACGGTAACATGCACCACCTTGTTTACCTTTACGTAATAGGTGAGCACCAGTGA
- a CDS encoding DUF2286 domain-containing protein: protein MKVLVLKSESGQITSDHFEEGDIGEVVRKTAEKALKEWNELTSDFIIMRDSQEAKLPLPLKPDVYEKTKNFLAGKDKTSAILKLPIFIISFENQWKEENFQDKKVYVISYYLTDELKEELTNYAAQVTSEEKAEPVEEDEEEDLEE from the coding sequence GTGAAAGTGTTGGTTTTAAAGAGCGAATCTGGGCAGATAACGTCAGATCACTTTGAAGAGGGGGATATTGGAGAGGTTGTGAGAAAGACAGCAGAGAAAGCACTTAAGGAATGGAACGAACTCACATCTGACTTCATAATCATGAGAGATTCGCAGGAGGCTAAGCTTCCTTTACCGCTTAAACCGGACGTTTATGAGAAGACAAAGAACTTCCTTGCAGGTAAGGACAAGACCTCGGCTATACTCAAGTTACCTATCTTCATTATAAGCTTTGAAAACCAATGGAAGGAGGAGAACTTCCAGGACAAGAAGGTTTACGTAATCTCATACTATCTTACCGACGAGCTTAAGGAGGAACTGACCAACTATGCAGCTCAAGTGACATCAGAGGAGAAAGCAGAGCCTGTAGAGGAAGATGAGGAAGAAGATCTTGAGGAATAG
- a CDS encoding DNA-directed DNA polymerase I: MARQLTLTEFSVTTKPSESTKRSEEHKEQEIVETPKRANREGLKQAQEERKYFLLSVDYDGKVGKAVCKLYDPEKGELHVLYDNMGHKSYFLVDLEPDQINKIPKIVKDKSFVRLEKVNKIDPYTWKTISLTKIVVNDPLAVRRLREEVPRAYEAHIKYFNNYIYDFSLIPGMPYVVRRGKLVPLKPEVDVREVKEAFKDTDQVAQEMALDWAPLFESEIPSVKRVAVDIEVYTPMMGRVPDPFKAEYPVISVGLAGSDGLKLVLVLNRGEMEEIGTKDSKGMEVKVEVFNTERELLVRLFEVLKDYPMILTFNGDDFDVPYLLFRSLKLGLMPEEIPFEITEARKKADTKFTYGFHIDLYRFFFNKAVRNYAFEGKYSEYNLDTVAQALLGLSKVKLEDSISDLSASKLVEYNFRDSEITLKLTTFNNELVWKLIVLFSRISKLGIEELTRTEISAWVKNLYYWEHRKRNWLIPLKEEILDRSSGLKTSAIIKGKGYKGAVVIDPPVGVFFDVIVLDFASLYPSIIRNWNLSYETVDIQECRNRRDIKDESGAKIHEVCVDRPGITAVVTGLLRDFRVKIYKKKGKQSNLDEERRMLYDVVQRGMKVFINATYGVFGAETFPLYAPAVAESVTALGRYVITSTRDMARKLGLNVVYGDTDSLFIHQPDRKKLEELVEWTRQNFGLDLEVDKSYRYIAFSGLKKNYFGVYKDSKVDIKGMLAKKRNTPEFLKQAFNEAKNRLAKVQTQEELEKAIQDLTAQVKEVYRKLKMKEYNLDELAFRVMLSREINSYEKNTPQHVKAAAQLAEMNVQVLSRDIISFVKVKSKEGVKPVQLAKLSEVDVDKYYESVRSTFEQLLKSFNVSWDRIESTMSIDSFFK, encoded by the coding sequence ATGGCCAGACAGCTCACCTTAACGGAATTCTCAGTAACTACAAAACCGTCAGAGAGTACAAAGAGGTCTGAGGAGCACAAGGAACAGGAGATCGTTGAAACTCCCAAAAGAGCTAACAGGGAGGGTCTTAAGCAAGCCCAGGAGGAGAGGAAGTACTTTTTATTGTCAGTAGACTACGACGGAAAGGTAGGTAAGGCAGTCTGCAAACTCTACGATCCTGAGAAGGGTGAGCTCCATGTATTATATGATAACATGGGCCATAAGTCATATTTTCTGGTTGATCTCGAGCCCGATCAAATAAATAAAATTCCGAAGATCGTTAAGGACAAATCCTTTGTGAGACTTGAGAAGGTAAACAAAATCGATCCTTACACATGGAAGACTATTTCTCTCACCAAGATTGTTGTAAATGATCCCTTGGCTGTGAGGAGACTTAGGGAAGAAGTTCCAAGGGCTTACGAAGCTCACATCAAGTACTTTAACAATTACATCTACGACTTCAGCCTTATTCCTGGGATGCCCTACGTTGTGAGGAGGGGGAAACTGGTACCCCTAAAACCGGAGGTTGATGTTAGAGAGGTAAAGGAGGCATTCAAGGACACAGATCAAGTGGCCCAGGAGATGGCCCTAGATTGGGCACCGCTTTTCGAATCGGAAATTCCGTCGGTAAAGAGGGTGGCCGTGGACATAGAGGTATACACGCCAATGATGGGGAGGGTACCGGATCCCTTTAAGGCTGAATATCCTGTAATTAGCGTAGGCTTAGCGGGAAGTGACGGTCTCAAGTTGGTCCTAGTGCTGAATAGGGGAGAGATGGAGGAGATCGGGACTAAGGACTCCAAGGGCATGGAAGTTAAAGTTGAAGTGTTCAACACAGAGAGAGAACTCCTGGTCAGACTGTTTGAAGTTCTCAAGGATTATCCGATGATCCTTACCTTCAATGGAGACGACTTCGATGTTCCTTATCTGCTCTTCAGGTCCTTGAAACTGGGGCTTATGCCAGAGGAGATTCCCTTTGAAATCACTGAGGCCAGGAAGAAGGCCGATACCAAGTTCACCTACGGTTTTCACATTGATCTCTACAGGTTCTTCTTCAATAAGGCAGTAAGAAACTACGCCTTTGAAGGTAAATATTCTGAATATAATCTAGATACCGTGGCTCAAGCCCTCCTCGGTCTCTCCAAGGTTAAGCTAGAGGATTCAATCAGCGATTTGTCGGCCTCAAAACTAGTTGAGTATAACTTCAGGGACTCAGAGATCACCCTGAAATTGACCACCTTCAACAACGAACTCGTGTGGAAACTAATAGTGTTATTTTCTAGGATTTCAAAACTTGGGATAGAGGAGTTGACCCGCACCGAGATCTCGGCGTGGGTCAAGAACCTTTACTATTGGGAGCATAGGAAGAGGAACTGGTTAATCCCCTTAAAGGAGGAAATCCTGGACAGGTCGTCAGGACTTAAGACCTCAGCGATAATTAAGGGGAAAGGGTACAAGGGAGCGGTAGTAATTGACCCACCGGTGGGGGTTTTCTTCGACGTCATTGTCTTGGATTTCGCTTCACTGTACCCTTCAATTATCAGGAATTGGAACTTAAGTTATGAAACAGTTGACATACAGGAGTGTAGGAACAGGAGAGATATCAAAGATGAGAGCGGAGCCAAAATCCATGAGGTTTGCGTAGATAGGCCCGGAATCACCGCGGTTGTAACGGGTTTACTCAGAGATTTCAGGGTAAAGATTTACAAGAAGAAGGGCAAACAGTCGAATTTGGACGAGGAAAGGAGAATGCTTTACGACGTTGTTCAAAGAGGTATGAAAGTGTTCATTAATGCTACGTATGGGGTGTTCGGAGCTGAGACTTTCCCCTTGTATGCGCCAGCAGTGGCCGAGAGCGTAACTGCGCTAGGTAGGTATGTTATTACCTCCACAAGGGATATGGCCAGGAAACTGGGTCTAAATGTTGTATATGGGGACACAGATTCGCTCTTTATACATCAACCAGATAGGAAGAAGCTGGAGGAGTTGGTGGAGTGGACAAGACAGAACTTTGGTCTAGACTTGGAGGTTGACAAGAGCTACAGGTATATAGCGTTTTCAGGATTGAAGAAGAACTACTTCGGGGTATACAAGGACTCCAAGGTAGACATAAAGGGCATGTTGGCTAAAAAGAGAAACACCCCGGAATTTCTAAAACAGGCTTTCAATGAAGCTAAGAATAGATTGGCCAAGGTTCAGACCCAAGAGGAGCTAGAGAAGGCAATCCAAGATCTAACTGCTCAGGTCAAGGAGGTTTATAGGAAGTTAAAAATGAAGGAATACAACCTAGATGAGCTCGCATTTAGAGTTATGTTATCTAGGGAAATTAACTCCTACGAGAAGAACACTCCACAACATGTGAAGGCAGCAGCCCAGTTGGCTGAGATGAACGTTCAGGTTCTGTCCAGGGACATAATTAGCTTCGTCAAGGTGAAGAGTAAGGAGGGCGTTAAACCCGTGCAATTGGCCAAACTGTCCGAGGTGGATGTGGACAAATATTACGAAAGCGTAAGAAGCACTTTTGAGCAGTTACTAAAGAGTTTCAATGTGAGCTGGGATAGAATAGAGTCCACAATGTCAATAGATTCCTTCTTTAAGTGA
- a CDS encoding STK_08120 family protein, translated as MKISFPIVTKHEPDVVLNLSSDPNFFFGTFTPFKIINFENENTFYIYGEIASTFSLVDIEAKVARFVSRTGVIYVLTVGPGLIKLPSGKELDRAFKPTPPKGNGKISVTRSGSTISMEIDYEGDREKMIVNSLAKKARSIKNLDDLIWRERISRHI; from the coding sequence GTGAAAATATCCTTTCCCATTGTAACTAAACACGAACCAGACGTTGTGCTAAATCTGTCCTCTGATCCAAATTTTTTCTTTGGAACCTTTACTCCGTTTAAGATAATTAATTTCGAAAACGAGAATACGTTTTATATTTATGGGGAGATAGCTTCTACTTTTTCCCTGGTTGATATAGAAGCTAAAGTGGCTAGGTTTGTTTCACGCACGGGAGTTATCTACGTTTTAACAGTGGGACCAGGTTTGATTAAATTACCGTCGGGAAAGGAACTGGACCGTGCATTCAAGCCTACTCCTCCTAAGGGAAACGGTAAAATCTCCGTAACTAGATCTGGGTCCACTATTTCCATGGAGATAGACTACGAGGGAGACCGTGAAAAGATGATAGTCAACTCCCTTGCCAAGAAGGCCAGATCTATCAAGAATCTGGACGATTTAATATGGAGAGAAAGGATTTCTAGGCATATCTAA
- a CDS encoding GYD domain-containing protein, translated as MAIFIVISNLTDRGAETIAEKPERIKAVNEELAKVGAKIKEQYIVFGDMDFINIVEVEDAEKFLKAIIELNSRGTVRTRSYLALPVDKAINAIKSAPSIGHPQEKK; from the coding sequence ATGGCAATATTCATAGTAATATCTAATCTAACTGATAGGGGAGCTGAGACCATAGCTGAGAAACCAGAGAGGATAAAAGCAGTTAACGAGGAACTAGCTAAGGTAGGAGCCAAGATAAAGGAACAGTACATAGTCTTCGGCGACATGGATTTTATTAATATTGTAGAGGTCGAAGATGCTGAAAAATTCCTAAAGGCCATTATAGAGCTTAACAGTAGGGGTACCGTTAGAACCAGATCATATTTGGCCCTTCCTGTGGACAAGGCCATAAATGCGATCAAGAGCGCCCCATCCATAGGGCACCCTCAAGAGAAAAAATAG